From Lycium ferocissimum isolate CSIRO_LF1 chromosome 12, AGI_CSIRO_Lferr_CH_V1, whole genome shotgun sequence, one genomic window encodes:
- the LOC132040194 gene encoding uncharacterized protein LOC132040194 yields MSLDYLLMLDFQVMHQMERKSKNSSLWIHKKKPKKLTLWEDSVEHYGNELSEKVKDYPVFLARRVVKSSSRIWSRYNTTILLDPTYSEATTLVAWAKTIQ; encoded by the exons ATGTCCTTGGACTACTTATTAATGCTGGACTTCCAAGTAATGCatcaaatggaaagaaaatCCAAGAATTCATCATTATGGATACACA AAAAAAAGCCTAAAAAGCTAACACTTTGGGAGGATTCCGTTGAACATTATGGAAATGAACTTTCAGAGAAGGTGAAAGACTATCCCGTCTTCCTGGCTAGGAGAgtggtaaaatcatcatcaa GGATATGGAGCAGATACAACACGACAATACTCCTAGATCCCACATATTCAGAAGCTACCACATTAGTTGCATG GGCCAAAACAATTCAATGA